One genomic region from Peromyscus eremicus chromosome 20, PerEre_H2_v1, whole genome shotgun sequence encodes:
- the Rpl3 gene encoding large ribosomal subunit protein uL3, with product MSHRKFSAPRHGSLGFLPRKRSSRHRGKVKSFPKDDPSKPVHLTAFLGYKAGMTHIVREVDRPGSKVNKKEVVEAVTIVETPPMVVVGIVGYVETPRGLRTFKTVFAEHISDECKRRFYKNWHKSKKKAFTKYCKKWQDDMGKKQLEKDFNSMKKYCQVIRIIAHTQMRLLPLRQKKAHLMEIQVNGGTVAEKLDWARERLEQQVPVNQVFGQDEMIDVIGVTKGKGYKGVTSRWHTKKLPRKTHRGLRKVACIGAWHPARVAFSVARAGQKGYHHRTEINKKIYKIGQGYLIKDGKLIKNNASTDYDLSDKSINPLGGFVHYGEVTNDFVMLKGCVVGTKKRVLTLRKSLLVQTKRRALEKIDLKFIDTTSKFGHGRFQTMEEKKAFMGPLKKDRIAKEEGA from the exons ATG TCTCACAGGAAATTCTCTGCTCCCAGGCATGGGTCCTTGGGCTTCTTGCCTCGGAAGCGCAGCAGCCGGCATCGTGGGAAAGTGAAGAgcttccccaaggatgacccttCCAAGCCTGTTCATCTCACAGCCTTTCTAGGCTACAAGGCTGGCATGACCCATATCGTCCGGGAAGTTGACAGACCAGGATCCA AGGTGAATAAGAAAGAAGTTGTGGAAGCTGTAACCATTGTGGAAACACCACCCATGGTAGTTGTGGGCATCGTGGGATATGTCGAAACCCCACGAGGCCTCCGGACCTTCAAGACAGTATTTGCTGAGCACATCAGTGATGAGTGTAAAAGGCGTTTCTACAAGAACTG GCACAAATCTAAGAAGAAGGCCTTTACCAAATACTGTAAGAAATGGCAGGATGACATGGGCAAGAAACAGCTGGAGAAGGACTTCAACAGCATGAAGAAGTACTGCCAAGTCATCCGCATCATTGCCCACACTCAG ATGCGTCTGCTTCCTCTGCGCCAGAAGAAGGCACACTTGATGGAGATCCAGGTGAATGGGGGCACTGTAGCTGAGAAGCTGGACTGGGCCCGGGAGAGGCTGGAGCAGCAGGTGCCTGTGAACCAGGTGTTTGGACAGGATGAGATGATTGATGTCATCGGGGTGACAAAAGGCAAAGGCTACAAAG GGGTGACCAGTCGGTGGCACACAAAGAAACTGCCCCGTAAGACCCATCGCGGGTTGCGCAAGGTTGCCTGTATTGGAGCCTGGCACCCTGCCCGTGTGGCCTTCTCTGTGGCTCGAGCTGGGCAGAAAGGCTACCATCATCGAACAGAGATTAACAAGAAG ATTTACAAGATTGGTCAAGGCTACCTCATCAAGGATGGGAAGCTGATCAAGAACAACGCATCTACCGACTACGACCTGTCTGACAAGAGCATCAACCCTCTG GGTGGTTTTGTCCATTATGGTGAGGTGACCAATGACTTCGTCATGCTCAAAGGCTGTGTGGTGGGAACCAAGAAGCGAGTGCTCACTCTGCGCAAG TCCTTGCTGGTGCAGACCAAACGACGTGCTCTGGAGAAGATTGACCTGAAATTCATTGACACCACCTCCAAGTTTGGCCACGGTCGTTTCCAGACCATGGaggagaagaaagcatttatg GGACCACTCAAGAAAGACCGCATTGCCAAGGAGGAAGGTGCCTAA